A genomic region of Oryza glaberrima chromosome 1, OglaRS2, whole genome shotgun sequence contains the following coding sequences:
- the LOC127757186 gene encoding E3 ubiquitin-protein ligase IPI1, with amino-acid sequence MGAEEEEEPASAVGREGGGGGGGARAAGAGAGGDTADDDDSGESAAAVVPCSICLDAVVAGGGDRSTARLQCGHEFHLDCIGSAFNAKGVMQCPNCRQIERGNWLYANGSRPSQDVSNDDWGHDEDFYDANQPETSRSVFLPFRFQWCPIGRLAQLPSVFDEGESAPPVTFHDFMGQNFTSEHLPVSAPGATPPGPYIAYFQPLQSSASSSSSHVTERTMDGTTYHDHWNPLPGPSDGRPLATVHPIDFHHNHWTHLPNSYSQPNSNNGVAEQMAIPVVPMRVGGLDSDSQQRGSLPSVYGNGSGSRSRIPSVPPMAPQFMRPHGNINEQYQQNSSSLYAAPQRRTAVQAVQDSMNFTLFPQAPTGPNSMETEDAGGNQFYAWERDRFAPYPLMPVDSEANWWGSTPQSHGVTDHSAAPSRRLFGQWIGAGRSPPPPPPPPAENRSPDNSSYRQMHIPRM; translated from the exons AtgggcgccgaggaggaggaggagccggcgtCGGCCgtcgggagggaggggggaggaggaggaggcggggcgagggccgcgggggcgggggcggggggcgacaccgccgacgacgacgacagcggggagagcgccgcggcggtggtccCGTGCTCGATCTGCCTCGacgcggtggtcgccggcggcggggacagGTCCACGGCGAGGCTGCAGTGCGGCCACGAGTTCCACCTCG ATTGCATTGGTTCAGCATTTAATGCCAAAGGAGTTATGCAATGCCCCAACTGTCGCCAAATTGAGAGGGGGAATTGGCTCTATGCAAATGGTTCGCGTCCATCACAGGATGTAAGTAATGATGATTGGGGTCATGATGAAGACTTTTATGATGCTAATCAACCAGAGACATCAAGGAGTGTCTTTTTG CCATTCCGCTTCCAATGGTGTCCTATTGGCCGCTTAGCCCAACTTCCATCTGTATTTGA TGAAGGAGAGTCAGCACCACCCGTAACCT TTCATGATTTCATGGGACAGAACTTCACTTCTGAGCATTTGCCTGTATCAGCACCTGGGGCAACTCCTCCAGGCCCATATATCGCTTACTTTCAGCCTCTTCAATCATCGGCATCATCATCAAGTTCCCATGTCACTGAAAGAACTATGGATGGCACCACCTATCATGATCACTGGAACCCCCTACCTGGGCCATCAGATGGTCGACCATTGGCTACAGTGCATCCCATTGATTTCCATCATAACCACTGGACGCACCTGCCCAACTCCTATTCTCAACCCAACAGCAATAATGGTGTAGCTGAGCAGATGGCAATCCCTGTGGTACCAATGAGGGTTGGGGGCCTTGATAGTGATAGCCAACAGCGAGGATCTCTCCCCTCAGTTTATGGAAATGG ATCTGGATCAAGGTCTAGAATTCCAAGTGTTCCTCCTATGGCACCACAATTCATGAGGCCGCATGGTAACATCAACGAACAATATCAGCAGAATTCGTCCAGCCTGTATGCTGCGCCGCAGCGTAGGACTGCCGTGCAGGCTGTCCAAGACAGCATGAACTTTACCCTGTTCCCGCAGGCTCCAACTGGCCCTAATTCAATGGAGACGGAGGATGCCGGAGGCAACCAGTTCTATGCCTGGGAGAGGGACCGCTTCGCCCCTTACCCGCTAATGCCCGTAGATTCTGAAGCAAACTGGTGGGGCAGCACGCCGCAATCCCATGGCGTGACGGATCATTCAGCTGCCCCCAGTAGGAGGCTATTTGGTCAATGGATCGGCGCCGGgaggtcgccaccgccgcctccaccgccaccagcgGAGAACAGATCACCGGACAACTCGTCGTACCGACAGATGCACATCCCTCGGATGTAG